Part of the Henckelia pumila isolate YLH828 chromosome 2, ASM3356847v2, whole genome shotgun sequence genome is shown below.
GGGAAGTACATGACTATGGGTCCTATCCATCGAACCGATGGATTCGCTTTCGTAAGCATCTACTCTTTCGATCAATCTTGAAGCATGATCAAAATGGAGCTTGTGTTAACCAACATTCTCTCTTATGTTTGTCCACCGGCAGGCGTTTCCTAAAGGTTCGCCGGTTGTTGCTGATATATCTCGCTCAATAGTCCAGCTGACCGAAGACGGGAAGATCCAGGAGATCGATCAGCGTTTGTCTACCAATCCACAATGTGCAGGTCCAGATAATTTGAGCTCTTCCACCAGTGTCACATTAAGAAGCTTTGTGGTACTTTTTGCCATTACTGGTTGTGTTACTCTTGCTTGCCTTATTATATCACTTGTCCTACACCTGCGCACAAACGCAGATTTCACTCAAAGAATGTCAGATTTCAAAGCCAATCTCCGATCGACAAATTTTCCTCAAAGAATGTCGGATTTTAAAGCTCTCTTGAGGCAGAGAATGGGAGCATTCTTCAGTTACCTTAAACAAATCAACCTTCTATTTCGGCCCAAGGCTACAGATTCTGGGGATAGACGACCAAGAAATTAAAGAAATTGTTTCTTCCCAAGTCTAAATGTAAATCCCCCCTTCCAGCTACTAATCCAAACTGAGCATTTTAATGCTTGAAAGTTTCCGTCTCAGCGCTAATAGATCTCACGAATCTTTATTTGTCAGATGGTTAGCTCTAcccatatttaaaataaaatgcaatatttttgacataaaaaataatatttcattaaTGAACCAAATAAGAGATCGTCTCACAAAATATTAACCATCGAGACCCCAGGAGTTTTTGTGTTTCTGCAAATCTATGGTGGACGGTGATTCCATCTTACATTGGAGAAATCATTCGAATTTTGGGTGTAGTTATGGAACATGTTTTGTACATAGTTATCTGGCCCTTGTGGAGTCCTTTGATTTGTACAGATGAGGACCTTCACTATTGAAAAACAATACCCTTTATCCTAGGTATGGATTTGATCTTTCGTTTCACTGCACGTATTCTTTTCGGCCATActcaatatatttaaaattcagTCTCCATACGGCTATGGGGCATAAAAATACCCAATAAATCTAATGTGTATCAGCTTATACATAAATCTGTTGCTAGACATTGCTCAATCATACAGTGACTAGCAGTCATTTTGTTTGGTTTCAGCTGATCACGCAAGTAAGCtacaaatatattattaatacaGTGTTTTTTTTTCACTGGAATGAGCAACAGCTACAGTTGACATTAAACAAGGTGACGATTGACGAACCACACCCGACTGTCCAGCATCATGCTCAGATTTCAGATTCTTAACTGAGAGATGTGGACAAAATAAATTTCCTATTTTCAGGTTGTTTTTGCCTTCTGTGGTGAAGGAAGCAACTGCACAAGAAAAGGAAACATCGTTGCATTAACAACTAGTTGTATCATTCCGAACTGTAGAAGCATATAAACGAGACACGAAAAAAGAAATACCTGGTACAAGGAGATGAGAGAGCTTGCAAATCCAAAGGCACCAGTTACCCTAGGAGTGACTTTCCTGGGTGCTAATTGAAGCAAGCCAACTGCAACCACCAAGTCCATGCTTGCTTTTACAAGAGCTATCGATCTGTCGTTGGATTTTTTTACCGTACTTTGATAGTTTTCATTCTGTATGAAACAATAGAAGAGGATAGCCAAAAGAATGTATTAACAAGACAAATTCAAGGTTTAGATAACCAAATTATGTGAAAGTTGTCGTCATAGCCACACAGCGAACCTTATATTTATCAGTATTCTTCAGTTCCTTCTCCAACTTCTTAATTGATGCTGAAATCCTACCAAGCTCACCAATCTTAAGCAATAAATGTAAGCACACCAAACATGTCAGTTGATTCATATGATTTTCGGATAGACAGAAATCAAAGCCCATAAGATGTAATCACATTTAATGTTACCTACATTAATAGTTGGTTTGATTTAATTGTGATTCATACATAGTAAATACCTCTGCCATACTTATTTTTAAGCCATTTTTTCACCCATGAGAAAGTGCTTGTTGCATCCAAAAATTGAGAAAGTATAATAAGAATTTTTGTAATAGCCCTTGTCCCACATGAGTTAGAAAAATAAGTTTAAAATTGTTTATAATGGAGTGCAATGTACTCCTATAGCAACTTAGATTAACCGATTTAGTAAAGCGAAGACAGACACAAAGTGGTTTCTACAAGAGTCCACTGCACATTTGCGTTTGCGCGGGCCTTAGCCCGGGGCTTGACGgtgtgttattttttatttattcctCTCCATATCTAAATTCAACAGGATTCGAACAAAAACTTCATACCCAAGCTACAAAATTGAAGTGGAAGGTCAGCAATATACCTCAACCAAAATGGTGCAGACAGAAGCGCCTAACCAAGAGAAAAGAGATATCCTTCCAATTAGTTCTATACGTTCTTCGTTCTGCATCAAGAAAATTCTTGCTCACCCACAACAATTTTTTACCGATAAGGGCTGAACTAGAGAAGTTTTAATGCATACCTTATATATTCCTGTCCTACCCAACCATGAAATTTGATCCAAAAACAAGAACGTGGACAAGAGTGCATTTGTTGACTGCATTTTGCACCAACTAAAATGGTAAGTGCCAGAAGAAGGTCAAATGAAATCATTATCAAAGATTATATACCTTTCCCAACAAAATCAGAGGAAGTGGAGTCCCTGGAGCGCTTGGACTGATGAGAGGATGAAGACAATTGATAAACTGTAAAATATAAAGGGACATAGAAACTCTGTCAAGATTGTGAAtgcaacaaaaataaaagatctcaTCCGTAACATTAGATCAAAATATCTC
Proteins encoded:
- the LOC140880842 gene encoding peroxisomal membrane protein 11C-like codes for the protein MSSLDVARSELALAILYLNKAEARDKVCRAIQYGSKFLSNGEPGTAQDVDKSTSSARKVFRLFKFINCLHPLISPSAPGTPLPLILLGKSTNALLSTFLFLDQISWLGRTGIYKNEERIELIGRISLFSWLGASVCTILVEIGELGRISASIKKLEKELKNTDKYKNENYQSTVKKSNDRSIALVKASMDLVVAVGLLQLAPRKVTPRVTGAFGFASSLISLYQLLPSPQKAKTT